DNA sequence from the Nitrospira sp. genome:
TAGGACCGCACAGGATTCTGACAGGTAGTCTCCAGCTGGCTCTTCGCCAGCGACACAAGTTCATGGATATTCTTTGCGCAACGGCCGCAGCATCCGTTATCGCGCAAGCCGAATTCAGCAACGATTTGTCTGGTGGTCAGGAAGCCCTGACGACCGGCCGCCCGCACATCTGATTCCGTTAAGCCCTTACATAAGCAAACATACATGAGTGGCATCTCCCACTGATGATCGGTTGTCCTTGTGGGCGTCTAAGTCAGTCAATTGCTCGATACTGATAACTGTTCTCAACTATTGAGAGTATAGCGGTCAGACGAATTCCTGTCAACATCTGGATAAACCGGCTTCCTGCTTCAGCTGTAATGCGGAGTGGCGGTTGCCTCGGAATACACTGTGAAGCCGAGTGTATTGAGGTGTTGGGGAGATGAGGGGAATCTGGGCTCCAGGGCGGCAGTAGCTTGAGCTCGTTGAAGAGTGGGAATCCCAGCTCTCGCGGCATCCTTGCGCAGACACTTGCCCGTTCAGGGAGATGCGCGAGCTATTCGGGA
Encoded proteins:
- a CDS encoding (2Fe-2S)-binding protein yields the protein MYVCLCKGLTESDVRAAGRQGFLTTRQIVAEFGLRDNGCCGRCAKNIHELVSLAKSQLETTCQNPVRS